The nucleotide window GTTCCGGTGCCACCACCCATGCCCGCTGTAACGAAGATCATATCGCTGCCGGCCATCATGTGCATGATTTCCTCGCGATCTTCTTCGACTGCCTTGCGACCGACTTCGGGATCCGCGCCTGCGCCAAGTCCGCGCGTCAGGTTCTTCCCGATCTGAAGTTTGATCGGCGCCGTACTTTTTTCAAGCGCCTGAACATCGGTGTTGAGCACGCAAAATTCCACGCCCTCCAGACCTTTGTTGATCATCGCATTGACGGCGTTCGAGCCACCGCCACCCACGCCGACGACTCGGATCTTCGCGCCGTATTCCTGTTTGGTATCGAGTTCAATCATGATAGTAACGAGTAACGAGTTATGAGTAACGAGTAGCGAGTATTGGGTAACGGGTAACACACTTGCTACCCGTTACGCGTAACTCGTTACTCACAGTTGTTCAAACCATTCTTTCATCCGCGAGAAGATGGAGCCTTTTTGCTCATCTTCCATCTCTTGTGCCATTTCGATCGGTGCCGCTGGTTCTTCTTCTGCTGGCGATTCAACGTATGACATGAGACCGCTCTTCTCATGATTCCGGAATGCGTAGAGTACCAGTCCGACCGCCGTTGAAAATACCGGGGATTCGACTTCCTTGACGAGGCCCGCTCCGAAGCCCATTGGCATGCCGATCTTTACCGGCATCTGGAAGACTTCTTCCGCGAGTTCTCGCGTGCCATTCGTCATGGAACCGCCGCCTGTGAGCACGACGCCGGCCGAAAGATGCCGCGCATACCCGGATCGCTTTATCTCCGAAAGCGCGAACTCGAGGATCTCCTCGATTCTCGGTTGGATCACGCGAGCCAGCACAGATTTCTGAATCTCACGTGGCTTTCGGCCCGCGAGACCAGGAAGCTGGATCACTTCATCCCGCAAAATATGCGAAACCACAGCGCACCCATACTCACGCTTGAGTCGCTCGGCTTGATCGCCGAGAATTCCGAGACCTTTGCGAATATCATCCGTAACTTTTTGGCCTGCAATGCCAACCACGGCCGTATGTCGAATCGTCCGCTCTTCGAAAACAGCGATGTCCGTCGTGCCGCCGCCGATATCGACCAGCGCCACGCCGACTTCCTTCTCTTCATCATCCAGCACGGCATAGCTCGATGCCAGCGGTTCCAGAACCATGTCACGAACGCGGAGGCCTGCACGCTCCACGCAGTTGTAGATGTTTTGAACGGCTGTTACCAGGCCGTTGATGATGTGAACGCTCGCTTCAAGCCGCACACCCGACATGCCGATCGGCTCATATATGCCATCTTGTCCATCGACGATGAACTCCTGCGGAATCACGTGAAGGATTCGGCGGTCCATCGGCAAATGGACTTTCTTCGTATCCTCGATCAGACGCTCGACATCCTCTGGCGAGATTGTTCGCTCGGCATTCGAGATCGTCACGACGCCACGCGATTGGAAGGATTGAATGTGATCGCCGGCAATACCGACGACGACCTCGCGAATCTTCACGCCACTTTGCGCTTCGGCCTCCGCAATGGCCCGCTCGATCGATCGGACGGTCTTTTCAATGTTCGTAACAACACCGCGAGACAGACCATCGGCCGGTGCATGGCCGACACCCAGCACGGTCATCGTATGCGGTTCGCGAAGTGAAATCGCGGCGACAATCGCGCAGACTTTCGTCGTGCCGACATCGAGCCCGACAATGATCTTCGCCGGCTCGTGCTGAGCCGGGACTCCGACCATCGGTGCGCCGCCGATCGTCGGGGCATTGGAATAGCCGCCTGGTCCGTATGCGGGTTCTGGATAAGCAGGATGACCGCTCATCCTGGGATCGCTCATTCGCGTTCGTTGCATAGCAGTAGTAGTGTGGTCGAATTGGGTTGTGTGGACAAAGCAGCCAGCGTGTGTTCACGCTCTCCACTGGGTACACTCAGTCCAGAAATCTTTGGATGTGCGAGCGAAGGGCTTCCGACAGCGCCGGAAGTTCGCCGCTTTAAAATTATTTGTCCTTGAAAGCGCGCATCAACATAGAGCGCATCTCCTGCTCGGAGCGAGGTCTCGAGCTTTGCCTTCCAAACTTTCGCCAGCAATCCGAGTTGCCCCATAAAGTAATGGTCCGTGGTCGGCCGCACGCTGGAACCGCGCTCCTCTTCAAGCGCGGTCGTAAACGGAGCATCGAACGGCGATCCAATAAAGATCGGCGTTTGCGTCTCCGTTGTGTAAATGACATACGAGCCGGCCGGAGTCCGGCGAAGTTCGCCGATGGATTTGCCGAGCGCGCCAGAATCCAGAGCGGCGATTGTCGCCACAAGGTGTGCCATTGCCTGGAATCCGACGGTATCACGCTCGCTCACACCGCTCAGCAACGGAACGGCCATCAGACGCGCCGGATCGTTCAACCCTGCCAGCAACTTCGGTCGAAGCAGGTGACCATCGCGATCGATGAGGTATGTCTCGCCCGTCGAATCCGATTTCAGCATTGCCACCGGCCGACGTTCGTCGATCGATATCACAATCGTGGCCGGACTCAGTTCGCGACGAACGTGCACGTACTTGACGAGCGAGTGCTGTGCGACCCGCGACTCGATCCGGCGAAGATCGATCGAATAGAATGCCTGCTTCGGGTCGATTGCAGCAAGCCGGATGATTTCATGCTCTGTAACCAGAGTTGCACCTTCAACTTTAATGCGCTCGAGTGTTAACGAGCGGTCGAAGTGCGAAGCGAAGTACCAGAGTGAGCCAAGCGCCGCAATCGCGAGAACAAAGAGCACTGGGGCCCATCGTGAATGCCTCCATGATGGTTCGGCATTTTCGTGTTCCGCAATCTCCTCGGCATTCTCGGTATCGAGGAAGTGCTCGAAGCCGTCGGTGGCCGGCGCATCGGTAGATTCCACGCGATCAAGATAGTCTTGGATAATGCCATCGCGCGATTCGATCTTGTTTTCACGATCGGGATTCTCACCAATTCGCTGATTTCCCAAATGCGGCTCGCTCAGGAGTTGCTCGCGAAGACGGCGCTCGTTCAGCCGCTGCTGGACGAGATCATCCGGCTCCCGCTCGGGGAGATTCGTGAATTCTTTTCGGCCGTCTTTCGGCGGATTGATCGTAAATCGCATACCAAAACTTTTCGTAAGCGCGCGCCATTTGCGTCCGCGCCACGAAAGCGGCGTTCTCTGAAAAATGAAATTTCGTGTGGATTGGGATTGCCTCGGCATGAGGCAATCCATCAAGAATCAGCGATCGAAATCTGCCAACGGACCGAACCTAAACTGGCTGTTCTTCCGCGATCGCAGCCTGCACAGCAACCTCCGGTTCGAGCTTTGGCTCTGCGGAATGGGCCGGCTCGACTTGTGGCGCCGATTGTGAAGCAGTGCGGCTTTCGCGTGGACTCCCCTCTGAGGCATTGCGAGGTTCTGACCCATTCTCTTTATTCGGTGCATCCTGCGTTCGCTCGTTCTGAGAGCGATAACCGACGCTATAGAACCATCCTTCGAGTTTGATCTGAGGATCGTCGTAAAAGCCGGGTTGATAATCCCGGATCGGCCGGCGTTGGCGCTCTTCACGGCCCTCGGTCATGATGACACCAAGCAAACACCGTAATGCAATTTGCGCATCCGTGTTCCGAGCGGCCTGATCGACGGCCTGACTTGGGATGTCCCATCCACGATCTTCGAGCGTCGCCATCCTGGCCCGAAGTTTTTCGGGTTGAAGGCGTTCACCCTCCGTGAAGATCCACGGGAGCAACTCGACAATCGTTACTGGTTTTGGCGTCATCATGGGCCAGACGGCCACATCATCACGCGTATCGAGAACTTGATCGAGCATCGACATGCCGAGCAATGCCGCACGTCCTTGCGACTGAGGATCCGTAAACTCATACCGCTTCGTCAGGCGATTATATCCGATCTGTACGGGACTGATCAAGTGACGATCCGCGACGCGACGCAGCGCATGATCCGTTCTTCTGAATCGCTCGGCGAGCGAGCGGCGCTCGTATGGAGGCGGCGCTTCTCGTAGAAACTGCGGCCGGCGATCGCGGAAATTACTTTGACGATCGCGCCATGGTCCCTCGTCTTCAAGTTGTGACTCTCGATAGGCGCCAATGCGTTCAATCCAACGACGGATCCCATCGTCCGCATTCTTCTTCAAATCCTCTCGGACGTGCTTTATAAGCGCTCGCCAATCGGATATTCCTTCGGTCTTGAGAACTTCAAAAAAGTCTGCCGGATAACTCAAAGGAACATCGATCGCGATGAGTGCCGGTGGCAATTCCAGTAGCCGGGTGAGGATCTCCTTGCGCGATCGGACTTGTGCCAATTCGGTCACGACGATCCAATCGCCATCTTTCGTCGCCTCGGCCCAGTACATATCGTCCACCGGCTCGCGTCGGCCGGACCACCGAATCACGACAAATCGCTCAAAGATCGCGGAGCCTGATTTTCTCCCTCGCCGTGGTGCAGGCTTACGCTCGCGACGTTCTCGAGATCTAGACTCGCGTTCGATTGGCGCAATCTCGACTACGTCAGAGACAGGAATTTCCGAATCAGCCGCTGAGCTGGCATCCATTTCGGACATAGTCGATGCTTCCGCCGAGGATAGTATTTCGGACACAAGCTCGTTTTCGGTAGGTTCGATCTGGGGAGTTTCTTGGGTCATGATGGAATATCAAATTCAGAGGCCGGTATGCCAACACCGGAATGCTCCATATCCTTCATGATTTCGAAAATTGGTCGCGCGGCGTTCGTTATCGTCCCGGCCCCAATAGTCAGGACAACATCTCCCTCGAGCAGAATACCAGCCAGTGCATCCGGCAGCATTTCCGGGCTTGCGACCCGGTGTACCGCCGCCAAACCCAGACTCGCTGCCGATTCAGAAATCAGATCGCTGGAAACACCTTCGATCGGCTGTTCGCGCGCCGGATAGACGTCGAGCAGTACCAACACACCGGCCAATTCAGCAAAGACCTGTCCAAACCCCGCTGCAAAATCGCGGGTCCGAGAATACGTATGCGGCTGAAAGCATGCCACGATTCGCCGCCCAGGATAGCATTTTTGCGCGGTCAGCAATGTCTCCCGTACCTCCGTCGGGTGGTGCGCGTAATCATCGATGAGGATAATCCCGGCCGCCTCACCGATCCGCTCGAACCGCCGCTCCGCACCAGAAAATCGCTTCAGAGCCCGCAAGGAGGTCTCGAATGGAATGGAAAGGATTTCACCCGCCGCAATGGCGGCCAGCGCGTTATACACATTGTGTTCGCCGGGCACGTGCAATTCCAGCTCACCGATCGACTCACTGCCTCGCATGATAATTGCGCGCGTGCGATGCGCGGCAAAGGAGAGATTCGACGCTCGATATTTCGCTTCAGGAGAGCGTAACCCGTAACTCACGATGCGCTTTCCCAACCGTGGCGTGATCGCTCGCAACGCCGGTTCGTCGATGCAGACGACAGCAAATCCGGTTTGCGGTGATGTCGGTCCTTGATTCGCAAACTGGACAAAGGCGTCCTTTAAATCGTCCAAATCCTTATAAATATCCAGGTGCTCCTCTTCGAGCGAGGTCATTACGGCCACAAATGGTCGCAAAGCCAGAAAGCTCCGATCGTATTCGTCGGCTTCCACAACGGCGATGCGCCCGGTTCCGGCGCGCGAGTTCTTGCCACCCAATTCTGCTACACTCGCGCCAACGAGAACAAGTGGATCGAGCTTCGCCTCGATAAGAATCGAGGCGATCATGCTTGTCACGGTCGTTTTCCCATGCGTTCCAGCAACGGCGATGACGCTACGATCCGCTAATAACTCGGCCATGAAGTCCGCACGCCGAACGGTCCGGATATTTCGGCGCAACGCCTCTGCATATTCCGGATTATCTGCATGGACCGCAGAGGAATAGACGACCACATCCGCATTTCCAATATGCCCGGCAGCGTGACCTTCAAAGATCCGTGCACCGAGCGAAGCAAGTTCTGTTGTCTTTGGGTTTTCCACCAGGTCGCTGCCAGAAACTTCGACGCCCCGGAGCAGCAAAATCTCCGCAAGCCCACTTGTGCCGGCTCCGCCGATCCCGATGAAATGAACGTGGCGCATGGTGCCTCGGCGTTAGGAAGGCTCCTTTCGGAGTGGATGGTCTTTACGCGGATCCGGACGGGCTCCTCGCGCGAGCGTTCCGGCCCAGCCACGCAGATCGGCAAGCAACTGCTTGCGTCGATCGAAATTCGAAAGACGAATACGCACGGCCCGGCGGCTCCCTTTCATCTTCAGTCGCACCACACGGATTCTACCGCGCGGCTGACGAAATCGTGGACCGAATTGAACAAACGCGACGTCCGTTCGCGCGACCACGCGTTCAAGCGCGCGACTCTTGAATCGGATGGCATCGGGTGCGATTTCGATCTGACGACCCATGAATACATTATACAGTAGAGCCAGCACCGATATCAACGTGATCGCCGAGAGCAACAACAAAAATGGATCTTGCCATAGCGAGGGGAATGCCTCCGAAGCGACCGAGGAGCGTGCAATGAGGTACAACACCAGTGCCACCGCGTATACCGCGATAGATTGATACAGGAAATCGAGCCGAGCCCGATAGACGTGTGGTATTCCTTCTGTCATACGACTTTCTCCAACAACCACTGCGCCACGATGTTCGCGGCGTTTGGTGTGTCTCGGTGGCGCATGGCGGCGGCCATCGATCGCAACTGCTCCGGATCGCAGAGCAATGCACGTACCGTCTCCAACAATCGGTCCTTCACTTCATTATCCCGAAGTACAACGGCCGCTCCATCGCGTTCAAATGCAAGCGCATTCATCTCCTGATGGTTCGCCATTGCGCCCGACCATGGTACAAGCACGGCCGGCTTCGCCAAACGCGCAAGCTCGGCGAGTGAGGAGGCGCCGGCACGACAGACGACAAGGTCCGCGGCGCGATACGCACGCTCCATCTCATAAATGTACTCAGTGGCACGAACGTTCGGCTGATTCTGAAACTTCTCGCGTAAAATTTCCGCCTCCGAACTCTTGCCGGTCTGCCATAGCACATTATAGCCGCTCGTTGCAAGCTCCGAAGCCGCGAGTTCCATGGCCTGATTGATCGGACGAGCACCAAGCGATCCGCCAAACACCAGAATAGTTGTTCGCGTGGGATCGAGGCCAAAACTTGTGCGTGCGTCTTCTTTCGAAAGATCGAGCGCGCCAAGATCGAGTCGAACCGGAGTGCCACAGACACTTGCCGCCTGTGCAAGCCGATTCGGAAACTGTGCGAGCGATTCATGGTAGGCTGCAAACAACTGGTCCGCAAACGGCGCAAGAAATTTATTCGCTGAACCGGCGATCGAGTTGATTTCGAGCAGGGCGATGGGCACGCGCATCGTCCAGGCTGCGACACCGGCCGGCACACTAAGATATGCTCCCCCACCGAGCATGACAGCGGGCCGCTCTCGCGCCATCAACCGCATACAATCAAGTGTGGCGCGAGCCAAGTCGAATGGAAACTTGATCATGCCGGTTGCGGACTTGCGGGGCGCTTCGATCGCGATTGGATTGAATGGAAATCCAGCGCGCGGCACCTCACGCGATTCGATCCGATCGTGAGTACCGACAAATATCACACGCACATCAGTTCGCTCGCGGCGAATTTCTTCCGCCACTGCGAGCGCCGGATACAAATGTCCGCCAGTGCCGCCAGCAGCGATGAGAATGGTTCTTTCCGGCATGCGCATCAGGCTGGCATTCCTCCCTCCCGCGTCGGAGGCCGGAACAACCCTTCGAGCCGCTCGAAGATCGAGGGCCTCGGCGCTCGCGGAAGCACTTCCACGTGCTTCGAAATATTCAACAAAATCCCTACCGCCGCTGCGCTAAAGATCATACTGGTCCCGCCATAACTCACGAATGGCATCGGCAGTCCGGTTACCGGCATTAGTCCGACATTCACGAAGGCGTTGACGATCACGTAAATCGCAACCGTCATTGTAATACCAAACGCAACGAAGCGTCCAAAAGCGTCCGGAGCGTGCTTCGCTATCTGGAAGCCGCGAACGATGATGAAGCCGAAGAGAATCATCAGCAATGCCGCCCCGATAAATCCATATTCCTCGCCAATCACCGAATAGATGAAATCGCCATACGACTCGGGCAGGAAGAACATACTCTGCCGCGATTGACCGATGCCCACTCCGAAGAGTCCGCCATTGCCAAAGGCAAGCAGTGCCTGATCGAGCTGGTAAGTAACTTTGTCCGTGCTCGTATTGTGATGCCCAACGAATGCGAGCATTCGTTGCACGCGATAACTTGCCGTCAGTGCGAAGATACCGCCACCGAACAGAGCCAGTGCGCCCGAACTCAGCATGTACTTCATGGGTACTTGCGCCACATACATGATGCCGAACGTTATGAGCACCAGCACGCTCGCCGTCGACATATTCGGTTGCTTCGCGATCAGTGCTGCCGCGGCAATAGCCCATGCCATGATCGGAAGAAATGCTTTCTTAAAGTCTCCGATGATCTCCTGCTTCGCCGCGCAAAGTGCCGCGACATGCAACACAAGCGCGAACTTAGCAAACTCCGCTGGTTGGAAACTGAGCGGCCCGAGCGCCAGCCAGCGGCGGGCGCCAAGCTCCCGCGTACCAATAAAAAGCACAGCAACCAGGAGCAGAAGCGAAGAGAGCATGATCCATTTCGTCTGCTTTTCGAACTTGTGATAGTCGATCTTCGTGAAGAAGAGCATTGCCGCGAAGGACAAGAAGACTTTCTTCGCGTGATTGAACAGCATCGACTCGCTCGTGCCCATTTTGACCGAGCTGAAGTGCGCGCTCGCCGTATAAACGAACGCCAACGACGCGAGCAACAGGCCAGTCACGGCCAGGAAAAGGCTAAGGTCGGCGGTGCGTTTGGGTTTCATGGTTCTCTGTTTTTCGAAAGTATCAGCTTTTTCGAAATTCCCTCAAATATTTCTGAATTGCATGGGTCGCCTGAGATTTCACCAGTAACTTCTTGTAGCCAAAGCTTTAATTCAGCAATTCGAATACGCTCGAGCGCCGTCTTAGTGATGAGAGCACACATTGGAAGCATAGAGCCATAAATCTGCTTCGCGTTATCATTGTTCATCAGCGGCCAAAGTGCAAGGATTT belongs to Bacteroidota bacterium and includes:
- the murG gene encoding undecaprenyldiphospho-muramoylpentapeptide beta-N-acetylglucosaminyltransferase, producing the protein MPERTILIAAGGTGGHLYPALAVAEEIRRERTDVRVIFVGTHDRIESREVPRAGFPFNPIAIEAPRKSATGMIKFPFDLARATLDCMRLMARERPAVMLGGGAYLSVPAGVAAWTMRVPIALLEINSIAGSANKFLAPFADQLFAAYHESLAQFPNRLAQAASVCGTPVRLDLGALDLSKEDARTSFGLDPTRTTILVFGGSLGARPINQAMELAASELATSGYNVLWQTGKSSEAEILREKFQNQPNVRATEYIYEMERAYRAADLVVCRAGASSLAELARLAKPAVLVPWSGAMANHQEMNALAFERDGAAVVLRDNEVKDRLLETVRALLCDPEQLRSMAAAMRHRDTPNAANIVAQWLLEKVV
- a CDS encoding putative peptidoglycan glycosyltransferase FtsW is translated as MKPKRTADLSLFLAVTGLLLASLAFVYTASAHFSSVKMGTSESMLFNHAKKVFLSFAAMLFFTKIDYHKFEKQTKWIMLSSLLLLVAVLFIGTRELGARRWLALGPLSFQPAEFAKFALVLHVAALCAAKQEIIGDFKKAFLPIMAWAIAAAALIAKQPNMSTASVLVLITFGIMYVAQVPMKYMLSSGALALFGGGIFALTASYRVQRMLAFVGHHNTSTDKVTYQLDQALLAFGNGGLFGVGIGQSRQSMFFLPESYGDFIYSVIGEEYGFIGAALLMILFGFIIVRGFQIAKHAPDAFGRFVAFGITMTVAIYVIVNAFVNVGLMPVTGLPMPFVSYGGTSMIFSAAAVGILLNISKHVEVLPRAPRPSIFERLEGLFRPPTREGGMPA
- the murC gene encoding UDP-N-acetylmuramate--L-alanine ligase; this translates as MRHVHFIGIGGAGTSGLAEILLLRGVEVSGSDLVENPKTTELASLGARIFEGHAAGHIGNADVVVYSSAVHADNPEYAEALRRNIRTVRRADFMAELLADRSVIAVAGTHGKTTVTSMIASILIEAKLDPLVLVGASVAELGGKNSRAGTGRIAVVEADEYDRSFLALRPFVAVMTSLEEEHLDIYKDLDDLKDAFVQFANQGPTSPQTGFAVVCIDEPALRAITPRLGKRIVSYGLRSPEAKYRASNLSFAAHRTRAIIMRGSESIGELELHVPGEHNVYNALAAIAAGEILSIPFETSLRALKRFSGAERRFERIGEAAGIILIDDYAHHPTEVRETLLTAQKCYPGRRIVACFQPHTYSRTRDFAAGFGQVFAELAGVLVLLDVYPAREQPIEGVSSDLISESAASLGLAAVHRVASPEMLPDALAGILLEGDVVLTIGAGTITNAARPIFEIMKDMEHSGVGIPASEFDIPS
- the ftsA gene encoding cell division protein FtsA; this encodes MQRTRMSDPRMSGHPAYPEPAYGPGGYSNAPTIGGAPMVGVPAQHEPAKIIVGLDVGTTKVCAIVAAISLREPHTMTVLGVGHAPADGLSRGVVTNIEKTVRSIERAIAEAEAQSGVKIREVVVGIAGDHIQSFQSRGVVTISNAERTISPEDVERLIEDTKKVHLPMDRRILHVIPQEFIVDGQDGIYEPIGMSGVRLEASVHIINGLVTAVQNIYNCVERAGLRVRDMVLEPLASSYAVLDDEEKEVGVALVDIGGGTTDIAVFEERTIRHTAVVGIAGQKVTDDIRKGLGILGDQAERLKREYGCAVVSHILRDEVIQLPGLAGRKPREIQKSVLARVIQPRIEEILEFALSEIKRSGYARHLSAGVVLTGGGSMTNGTRELAEEVFQMPVKIGMPMGFGAGLVKEVESPVFSTAVGLVLYAFRNHEKSGLMSYVESPAEEEPAAPIEMAQEMEDEQKGSIFSRMKEWFEQL
- a CDS encoding FtsQ-type POTRA domain-containing protein, translating into MRFTINPPKDGRKEFTNLPEREPDDLVQQRLNERRLREQLLSEPHLGNQRIGENPDRENKIESRDGIIQDYLDRVESTDAPATDGFEHFLDTENAEEIAEHENAEPSWRHSRWAPVLFVLAIAALGSLWYFASHFDRSLTLERIKVEGATLVTEHEIIRLAAIDPKQAFYSIDLRRIESRVAQHSLVKYVHVRRELSPATIVISIDERRPVAMLKSDSTGETYLIDRDGHLLRPKLLAGLNDPARLMAVPLLSGVSERDTVGFQAMAHLVATIAALDSGALGKSIGELRRTPAGSYVIYTTETQTPIFIGSPFDAPFTTALEEERGSSVRPTTDHYFMGQLGLLAKVWKAKLETSLRAGDALYVDARFQGQIILKRRTSGAVGSPSLAHPKISGLSVPSGEREHTLAALSTQPNSTTLLLLCNERE